The proteins below come from a single Afipia felis ATCC 53690 genomic window:
- a CDS encoding FTR1 family iron permease: MSNAFIQAAVILLREGLEAMLLIAALAAYLHKLDGGHRVGALYRGAFAAVGASLIAAWLFAALNSGEHSDLIEGIVILVAAVLMLYVSGWLLNKQDPKDWRLYLAEKTSHALSRDTGWAVGLLAFLAVFREGAETVLFITALAATEGGWNAGLFGGLAAAALALVVLFYFINLVAQRIPMRPLFIVTSAFLFLMGIKFIGEAMQEFQEQAIVPFTPLHSFGWIETIGLNPTLEAVSAQLLVILFAVASFAVVQRNNRLVRRDKAAGAT, from the coding sequence ATGTCGAACGCATTCATCCAGGCTGCCGTCATTCTGCTGCGCGAGGGCCTTGAGGCCATGCTCCTGATCGCGGCGCTTGCGGCGTACCTGCACAAGTTGGATGGCGGGCATCGTGTCGGGGCGCTCTATCGCGGCGCGTTCGCAGCGGTCGGCGCGAGTCTGATCGCGGCATGGTTGTTTGCCGCGCTCAATTCCGGCGAGCACAGCGACCTGATCGAGGGGATCGTCATTCTCGTCGCTGCGGTGTTGATGCTCTATGTGAGCGGCTGGCTGCTGAACAAGCAGGATCCCAAGGACTGGAGGCTATACCTCGCCGAAAAGACCAGCCACGCGCTTTCACGCGATACCGGCTGGGCAGTGGGATTGCTGGCGTTCCTTGCGGTATTTCGCGAGGGCGCGGAAACGGTTCTGTTCATCACCGCGCTCGCTGCGACCGAGGGCGGCTGGAACGCGGGGCTGTTCGGCGGGCTTGCAGCCGCGGCGCTGGCGCTCGTCGTGCTGTTCTACTTCATCAATCTGGTGGCGCAGCGGATTCCCATGCGCCCGCTGTTCATCGTCACCTCGGCGTTCCTGTTCCTGATGGGCATCAAATTCATCGGCGAGGCGATGCAGGAATTCCAGGAGCAGGCCATCGTGCCGTTCACGCCGCTCCATAGTTTTGGCTGGATTGAAACCATCGGCCTCAATCCGACGCTTGAGGCGGTCTCGGCGCAGTTGCTGGTGATCCTGTTCGCGGTGGCGAGTTTTGCGGTCGTCCAGCGCAACAATCGTCTCGTTCGCCGCGACAAGGCCGCCGGCGCGACATAG
- a CDS encoding O-acetylhomoserine aminocarboxypropyltransferase, translating to MTEQLPGFSTLAVHAGAQPDPTTGARVTPIYQTASYVFNDTDHAAALFSLKAFGNIYTRLGNPTTAVLEERVAALEGGTAAVATASGHAAQMMVFHALLQPGDEFIASRRLYGGSINQFNHAYKSFGWNVVWADADDISTFERAVSPKTKAIFVESVANPGGAITDLEAVAEVARKAKVPFIVDNTLATPYLLKPIEHGADIIVHSLTKFLGGHGNSLGGIIVDAGTFDWTDSGRYPILTEPRPEYHGLKIHETFGNFAFAVAMRALSLRDLGPAISPFNSFMILTGIETLALRMQRHVDNTKVVAEWLSQHPAVSWVSYASLPGDRHHNLARKYTPKGAGAVFTFGLKGGYEAGVSLVSNVKLFSHLANIGDTRSLIIHPASTTHSQLTDEQKTMAGAGPDVVRLSIGIEDKEDLIADLEQALGVPY from the coding sequence ATGACTGAACAATTGCCGGGCTTCTCCACCCTCGCCGTTCATGCCGGTGCGCAACCCGACCCAACCACCGGCGCACGCGTGACGCCGATCTATCAGACGGCATCCTATGTTTTTAACGATACCGATCATGCCGCCGCGCTGTTCAGCCTGAAGGCTTTCGGCAACATCTACACGCGCCTCGGCAATCCGACGACGGCCGTGCTGGAAGAGCGCGTCGCCGCGCTGGAAGGCGGTACCGCAGCAGTCGCTACGGCCTCCGGCCACGCGGCGCAGATGATGGTATTCCACGCCCTGCTGCAGCCCGGTGACGAGTTCATCGCCTCGCGTCGCCTGTATGGCGGATCAATCAACCAGTTCAACCATGCCTACAAAAGTTTTGGCTGGAACGTGGTCTGGGCCGACGCCGACGACATAAGCACCTTCGAGCGCGCGGTGTCGCCGAAGACCAAAGCGATCTTCGTGGAATCCGTCGCCAATCCCGGCGGCGCGATCACTGATCTCGAAGCGGTGGCGGAAGTCGCGCGCAAGGCCAAGGTGCCCTTCATCGTCGACAACACGCTGGCCACACCCTATCTGCTCAAGCCGATCGAGCATGGCGCGGACATCATCGTGCATTCGCTGACCAAGTTCCTCGGCGGCCACGGTAACTCGCTCGGCGGCATCATCGTCGACGCAGGCACGTTCGACTGGACGGACAGCGGACGCTACCCCATTCTGACCGAGCCACGTCCCGAATATCACGGCCTCAAGATACACGAGACGTTCGGAAATTTTGCATTCGCGGTAGCCATGCGCGCGCTGTCGCTGCGCGATCTCGGCCCAGCGATCTCGCCGTTCAACTCCTTTATGATCCTGACCGGCATTGAAACACTGGCGCTGCGCATGCAACGTCATGTCGACAACACCAAGGTTGTCGCGGAGTGGCTGTCGCAGCATCCCGCAGTGTCGTGGGTCAGCTATGCGAGCCTGCCTGGCGACCGGCATCATAACCTCGCACGCAAATACACGCCGAAAGGTGCGGGCGCGGTGTTCACATTCGGACTGAAGGGCGGATATGAGGCAGGCGTGAGTCTCGTCTCGAACGTCAAGCTGTTCTCGCACCTAGCCAATATCGGCGACACGCGCTCGCTGATCATCCACCCCGCCTCCACGACGCACAGCCAGCTCACCGACGAGCAGAAGACCATGGCGGGCGCAGGCCCCGACGTGGTGCGGCTGTCTATCGGTATCGAGGACAAGGAAGACTTGATCGCCGATCTCGAACAGGCGCTCGGCGTTCCTTACTGA
- a CDS encoding PaaI family thioesterase, whose protein sequence is MTNAKMTVAELEAFLHREFPQAFSAGEIQIESADGTSSLLRQPYSEQMLRPGGTVSGPTLMALADFAMYVALLSAIGPVGLALTTNLTINFLRKGQPGQDIVAAARLIKVGKRLAFGEVNLLSGTSPDPIAHASATYSIPNSQ, encoded by the coding sequence ATGACAAATGCGAAGATGACGGTGGCTGAACTTGAAGCGTTCCTGCATCGTGAGTTTCCTCAGGCCTTCAGCGCGGGCGAAATTCAGATCGAAAGCGCAGACGGGACCAGCAGTCTGCTGCGTCAGCCCTACAGCGAGCAAATGCTGCGTCCCGGCGGTACCGTATCGGGACCGACGCTGATGGCGCTGGCTGACTTCGCGATGTACGTGGCTCTGCTGTCGGCGATCGGCCCGGTCGGCCTGGCTCTTACGACCAATCTCACCATCAACTTCCTGCGCAAGGGCCAGCCGGGGCAGGACATCGTTGCGGCGGCGCGGCTCATCAAAGTCGGCAAGCGGCTGGCATTTGGCGAAGTGAACCTGCTGTCGGGCACGTCCCCCGATCCGATCGCTCATGCAAGCGCGACCTACTCCATTCCAAATTCTCAGTGA
- the rplM gene encoding 50S ribosomal protein L13: MKTFSAKPAEVNKKWVIIDAKGLVVGRLATLVAMRLRGKHLPTYTPHVDCGDNVIIINAAHVVLTGRKRDNKVYYNHTGFIGGIKERTAKSILEGRFPERVVEKAVERMIPRGPLGRIQMGNLRVYAGAEHPHEAQSPEVVDIASLNRKNTRAA, translated from the coding sequence ATGAAGACGTTTTCGGCGAAACCGGCCGAGGTCAACAAGAAGTGGGTGATCATCGACGCCAAGGGTCTGGTCGTCGGTCGTCTCGCCACCTTGGTCGCGATGCGTTTGCGCGGCAAGCACCTGCCGACCTACACCCCCCACGTTGATTGCGGTGACAATGTCATCATCATCAACGCCGCGCATGTCGTGCTCACCGGCCGCAAGCGCGACAACAAGGTTTACTACAACCACACCGGCTTCATCGGCGGCATCAAGGAACGCACCGCGAAGTCGATTCTCGAAGGGCGCTTCCCCGAGCGCGTCGTGGAGAAGGCAGTGGAGCGCATGATTCCGCGCGGCCCGCTCGGCCGCATCCAGATGGGCAACCTGCGTGTCTACGCCGGTGCGGAGCATCCGCATGAGGCCCAGAGCCCGGAAGTCGTCGATATCGCTTCTCTGAACCGCAAGAACACGAGGGCCGCGTAA
- the rpsI gene encoding 30S ribosomal protein S9 yields the protein MSDTMQSLDQLSSLKTAAPDAPKREKKVDKQGRAYATGKRKDAVARVWIKPGSGKVTVNTRDVETYFARPVLRMLIQQPIVAAARQGQYDVVATVAGGGLSGQAGAVRHGISKALTHFEPDLRGVLKKGGFLTRDSRVVERKKYGKAKARRSFQFSKR from the coding sequence ATGTCCGATACCATGCAGTCCCTCGATCAGCTGTCGTCGCTGAAGACCGCGGCACCTGACGCTCCGAAGCGCGAAAAGAAGGTCGACAAGCAGGGCCGTGCCTATGCCACCGGCAAGCGCAAGGACGCGGTTGCCCGCGTCTGGATCAAGCCCGGCTCCGGCAAGGTCACCGTCAACACCCGCGACGTCGAAACCTATTTCGCACGTCCCGTTCTGCGCATGCTGATTCAGCAGCCGATCGTCGCCGCTGCCCGCCAGGGCCAGTACGACGTGGTCGCCACCGTCGCCGGCGGCGGTCTGTCGGGACAGGCGGGCGCTGTGCGCCACGGCATCTCGAAGGCGTTGACGCACTTCGAGCCTGATCTGCGCGGCGTGCTCAAGAAGGGTGGTTTCCTCACCCGTGACTCCCGTGTCGTCGAGCGTAAGAAGTACGGCAAGGCCAAGGCCCGCCGGTCCTTCCAGTTCTCGAAGCGCTAA
- a CDS encoding GGDEF domain-containing protein, with protein MPGTSLSLDISTLYLVATFVAAMLGALLMFFWRQEKIEALGWWGAAYLLGAASIALWIAGGENLGFGLLLAVNAVGFIACGLVWDAARVFHGRAPSIIGVVAGAIVWIAAVVLADPLSAHTRLLLGAGIVAVYAALTAAELWRERRKSMRSRWPAIFVPVLHGAVLVLPVIIGDVMDGPGTDPHAAIWVAIFAAELVFYAIGTVFIIFMLVSERTLAVHKTAASVDPLTGLLNRRGFSEATARMIEREAKAGRSITVMIFDLDHFKSVNDTFGHAAGDDVLKVFANAAVGALRITDLLGRVGGEEFAALLPCSMDEALVAAERVREAFEQSGVTIDDVPLATTVSIGVAGGPANTELDVLMASADTALYRAKRGGRNRVEAVLEEPLVLDHARRGGMSQTARPEKEAVHAFVSEAHA; from the coding sequence ATGCCCGGCACCAGCCTGTCACTCGATATTTCAACCCTTTATCTGGTTGCAACGTTCGTCGCCGCGATGCTTGGCGCGCTGCTGATGTTTTTCTGGCGACAGGAAAAGATCGAGGCGCTCGGCTGGTGGGGCGCGGCCTATCTGCTCGGCGCGGCATCGATCGCGCTGTGGATCGCAGGCGGCGAGAATCTCGGCTTCGGATTGCTGCTCGCGGTCAACGCGGTCGGTTTCATCGCCTGCGGCCTGGTGTGGGATGCCGCGCGGGTATTTCACGGCCGCGCGCCGAGCATCATCGGCGTCGTCGCCGGCGCCATTGTCTGGATTGCCGCCGTGGTGCTGGCCGATCCGCTGTCGGCGCATACGCGTCTCCTTCTCGGTGCGGGTATCGTCGCAGTCTATGCCGCGCTCACGGCAGCGGAGTTGTGGCGCGAGCGGCGCAAATCGATGCGCTCGCGCTGGCCCGCGATTTTCGTGCCGGTGCTGCACGGCGCGGTGCTGGTCCTGCCGGTTATCATCGGCGACGTCATGGATGGGCCGGGCACCGATCCGCATGCTGCGATCTGGGTTGCCATATTCGCCGCCGAACTGGTGTTTTATGCCATCGGCACGGTGTTCATCATTTTCATGCTGGTGTCGGAGCGCACATTGGCGGTTCACAAGACCGCCGCTTCGGTCGATCCGCTCACGGGGCTGCTCAATCGCCGCGGGTTCAGCGAGGCGACTGCCCGCATGATCGAGCGCGAGGCCAAGGCCGGGCGGTCGATTACGGTGATGATTTTCGATCTCGACCACTTCAAGTCGGTCAATGACACCTTCGGTCATGCCGCGGGCGACGACGTGCTCAAGGTGTTCGCGAACGCCGCGGTTGGAGCACTGCGCATCACCGATCTGCTCGGCCGTGTTGGCGGCGAGGAATTCGCAGCACTCCTGCCGTGTTCGATGGATGAAGCCCTGGTGGCTGCCGAGCGGGTTCGCGAGGCGTTCGAGCAATCGGGCGTGACGATCGACGATGTTCCGCTCGCCACCACCGTCAGCATCGGCGTCGCGGGCGGGCCTGCGAACACCGAACTCGACGTGCTCATGGCATCGGCCGACACTGCACTCTATCGCGCCAAGCGCGGCGGCCGTAACCGCGTCGAGGCCGTGCTCGAAGAGCCGCTGGTGCTTGACCACGCCCGCCGTGGCGGTATGAGCCAGACAGCGCGTCCGGAGAAAGAGGCGGTGCACGCTTTTGTCTCGGAAGCGCACGCCTGA
- a CDS encoding antibiotic biosynthesis monooxygenase family protein, giving the protein MITEVVQIDVKPGQEKDFEQAVEMAQTIFKRSKGWKSLEIHRSIEKPSRYRLFIKWETLENHTVDFREGPNFTEWRALVGPHFAAPPEVEHMTAVGKY; this is encoded by the coding sequence ATGATTACCGAAGTCGTGCAGATCGACGTCAAGCCGGGTCAGGAAAAGGATTTCGAGCAGGCGGTTGAGATGGCGCAGACCATCTTCAAGCGCAGCAAGGGCTGGAAGAGCCTCGAAATCCATCGCTCGATCGAAAAGCCATCGCGCTACCGGCTGTTCATCAAGTGGGAGACGTTGGAAAACCACACCGTGGATTTCCGCGAGGGACCAAATTTCACCGAATGGCGCGCGCTGGTCGGGCCGCATTTCGCGGCCCCGCCGGAAGTCGAACATATGACGGCGGTGGGCAAGTACTGA
- a CDS encoding AI-2E family transporter — protein sequence MSVSTERKNQRQDLAWAIAVGGILAVSFAALLVFAWEFAATLFLIFSGVLLGVALTAMTNQLKKVMPGPHAARLLLICLLLAAMMAGIFTLGGSTIAQQATALSGTIKSQIVNLKTFLESHGIDASYLDLNTISANTPRTTTTPASTTTLPNMQHNLPSAGALASGGGAIVSQTLKLILGTVGAVGNFFIVLFLGLAFAAQPGIYRKGLVAMSPKAIRSQMETVIDRIGSTLERWLIAQMITMTVVFVVTWLGLLVIGIPGAFILGVQAGLLTFIPTVGALLGGLIIVLASISSGWVAVGSAFVLLFGVHALESYILTPIIQREAIDIPPATLFAFQILLGVVFGVWGLALALPVMAVVKVILVYLREDRPNAIEA from the coding sequence GTGAGCGTTTCAACCGAACGGAAAAACCAGCGTCAGGATCTCGCCTGGGCCATCGCCGTCGGCGGCATTCTGGCCGTCAGCTTCGCCGCGCTCCTGGTCTTCGCCTGGGAATTCGCCGCGACCCTGTTCCTGATCTTCTCCGGCGTGCTGCTTGGCGTGGCGCTGACCGCGATGACGAACCAGCTCAAGAAGGTGATGCCGGGGCCGCATGCGGCGCGCCTCCTCCTGATCTGCCTGCTGCTCGCGGCGATGATGGCCGGTATCTTCACGCTCGGCGGCTCTACCATCGCCCAACAGGCGACCGCGCTGAGCGGTACGATCAAATCGCAGATCGTGAATCTCAAGACGTTCCTGGAATCGCATGGCATCGATGCGAGCTATCTTGATCTCAACACCATTTCGGCGAACACGCCCCGCACCACCACAACGCCGGCAAGCACGACCACCCTGCCCAACATGCAGCACAACCTGCCGAGCGCCGGCGCCCTCGCATCAGGCGGCGGTGCGATCGTCAGCCAGACGCTGAAGCTCATCCTCGGTACCGTCGGCGCGGTCGGAAACTTCTTCATCGTGCTGTTTCTCGGGCTCGCCTTCGCCGCGCAGCCCGGAATCTACCGCAAGGGCCTCGTCGCCATGTCTCCGAAGGCGATCCGTTCGCAAATGGAGACCGTCATCGATCGCATCGGATCGACGCTGGAGCGCTGGCTGATCGCGCAGATGATCACAATGACGGTGGTGTTCGTAGTGACCTGGCTCGGCCTGCTGGTTATCGGCATTCCCGGCGCATTCATCCTCGGTGTCCAGGCCGGACTGCTGACCTTCATTCCGACGGTGGGCGCCCTGCTCGGCGGCCTCATCATCGTGCTGGCGAGCATCTCATCAGGCTGGGTCGCGGTCGGCAGCGCGTTCGTGCTGCTGTTCGGCGTGCATGCGCTGGAAAGCTATATCCTCACGCCGATCATCCAGCGCGAGGCGATCGATATCCCGCCGGCGACGCTGTTCGCGTTCCAGATCCTGCTCGGCGTGGTGTTCGGCGTATGGGGCTTGGCCCTGGCGCTGCCGGTGATGGCCGTCGTCAAGGTGATCCTCGTCTATCTGCGCGAGGATCGACCGAACGCCATCGAAGCGTGA
- a CDS encoding Rrf2 family transcriptional regulator, producing the protein MKKDSRLSSVLHALLHMIGHGEPMTSEKLAECMDTNPVVVRRTMGLLRKAGIVTSARGHSGGWRIRADLESVTLRDLHHVLGEPAIFAIGNRNETPECLVEQAVNAALGEAFRETEALLLERFANVTLADLVVDLGRRHAAWRKRKG; encoded by the coding sequence ATGAAAAAGGACAGCCGTCTGTCCTCGGTCCTTCATGCGCTGCTGCACATGATCGGGCACGGGGAGCCGATGACATCGGAGAAACTAGCCGAGTGCATGGACACCAATCCGGTGGTCGTGCGCCGCACGATGGGCCTGTTGCGAAAGGCGGGGATCGTGACCTCGGCGCGAGGACACTCAGGCGGATGGCGAATCCGCGCCGATCTGGAAAGCGTCACGCTGCGCGATCTGCACCATGTCCTAGGCGAACCGGCGATCTTTGCGATCGGCAACCGCAATGAGACGCCGGAGTGTCTTGTCGAACAGGCCGTCAACGCGGCGTTGGGCGAGGCATTCAGGGAGACCGAAGCGTTGCTGCTTGAGCGGTTCGCCAACGTCACCCTTGCCGATCTGGTTGTCGACTTGGGACGCCGTCATGCGGCGTGGCGCAAAAGAAAGGGATGA
- a CDS encoding NAD(P)/FAD-dependent oxidoreductase has protein sequence MIVQYDVVVIGGSYAGMAAALQLLRARRSVLVIDAGKRRNRFAAHSHGFLGQDGASPAEIARAAREQLYAYPTLTWIENTVEAAAGEKDSFTVTTADGARHEGRRLLFAIGVGDRLPEIEGLADRWGRSVFHCPYCHGYELDRGAIGVIATGPMSVHQAQLIPEWGTVTFLTNDALTLDEAMRADLIARGVTIEETPIQRLDGEADVVLADGRRLAFAGLFTASRNSPSTPIASSLGCALAETPFGSQIGADNMKETNVPGAFACGDVARVPHSVSLAVADGAWAGATIHRSLVF, from the coding sequence ATGATCGTGCAGTACGATGTGGTCGTGATTGGCGGCAGCTATGCCGGGATGGCTGCCGCCTTGCAGTTGCTGCGTGCGCGGCGAAGCGTTCTGGTGATCGATGCGGGCAAACGGCGCAACCGTTTTGCTGCTCATTCGCACGGATTTCTCGGGCAGGATGGAGCAAGCCCCGCAGAGATCGCGCGCGCGGCGCGGGAGCAGCTTTATGCCTATCCGACGCTGACGTGGATCGAAAACACCGTCGAGGCGGCGGCGGGAGAGAAGGATTCTTTCACTGTGACGACCGCCGACGGCGCACGCCACGAAGGACGCAGGCTGCTGTTTGCCATCGGTGTCGGCGATAGGTTGCCGGAGATCGAAGGATTGGCAGACCGCTGGGGCAGAAGCGTCTTTCATTGTCCGTACTGCCATGGATACGAACTCGATCGCGGAGCCATCGGCGTGATCGCGACCGGCCCGATGTCGGTGCATCAGGCTCAGTTGATACCGGAGTGGGGGACGGTGACGTTTCTGACGAACGATGCGCTTACGCTCGATGAGGCGATGCGCGCCGACCTGATCGCGCGCGGCGTGACAATTGAAGAAACTCCAATCCAGCGTCTCGACGGCGAGGCGGACGTTGTGCTCGCCGACGGGCGTCGTCTTGCATTCGCGGGATTGTTCACGGCATCGCGGAATTCGCCGTCCACGCCGATTGCATCGTCACTCGGTTGTGCGTTGGCTGAAACGCCTTTTGGCAGCCAGATTGGTGCCGACAATATGAAGGAGACCAATGTTCCGGGCGCGTTTGCGTGCGGCGATGTTGCGCGGGTTCCTCACTCCGTGTCGCTCGCCGTTGCGGACGGCGCATGGGCAGGCGCCACCATCCACCGCTCGCTGGTGTTTTGA
- the glnA gene encoding type I glutamate--ammonia ligase gives MKTAQDVLKAIKDNDVKYVDLRFTDPRGKWQHVTFDVSMIDEEIFSEGTMFDGSSIAGWKAINESDMTLMPDPVTATIDPFFAETTMVITCDILEPSTGQPYNRDPRGIAKKAEAMVKSMGVGDTVFVGPEAEFFVFDDVRFQTTPYNTGFKLDSSELPTNSDTEYEGGNLGHRIRTKAGYFPVPPQDSIQDMRSEMLGAMARMGVKVEKHHHEVASAQHELGMKFDTLTLMADQMQIYKYCIHQVAHIYGKTATFMPKPVYGDNGSGMHVHQSIWKDGKPTFAGNKYADLSDNCLHYIGGIIKHAKAINAFTNPSTNSYKRLVPGYEAPVLLAYSARNRSASCRIPYTTSPKAKRVEVRFPDPMANPYLAFAAMLMAGLDGIKNKIDPGPAMDKDLYDLPKEELKTIPTVCGSLREALESLDKDRAFLKAGGVFDDDFIDSFIELKMTEVERYEMTPHPVEFELYYSL, from the coding sequence ATGAAGACCGCCCAAGACGTCCTGAAGGCCATCAAGGACAACGACGTGAAGTACGTCGACCTGCGTTTCACCGATCCGCGCGGCAAGTGGCAGCACGTCACCTTCGACGTCTCGATGATCGACGAAGAAATCTTCTCCGAAGGTACGATGTTCGACGGTTCCTCGATTGCCGGCTGGAAGGCCATCAACGAGTCCGACATGACACTGATGCCCGACCCGGTGACCGCGACGATCGATCCGTTCTTCGCCGAGACCACCATGGTCATCACCTGCGACATTCTCGAGCCGTCGACCGGCCAGCCCTACAACCGCGACCCGCGCGGCATCGCCAAGAAGGCGGAAGCCATGGTGAAGTCGATGGGCGTGGGCGACACCGTTTTCGTCGGCCCGGAAGCCGAGTTCTTCGTGTTCGACGACGTGCGATTCCAGACCACGCCGTACAACACCGGCTTCAAACTCGACTCCTCCGAACTGCCGACCAACTCGGACACCGAGTATGAAGGCGGCAACCTCGGCCACCGCATCCGCACCAAGGCGGGTTACTTCCCGGTGCCGCCGCAGGATTCGATCCAGGACATGCGTTCCGAAATGCTCGGCGCGATGGCGCGCATGGGCGTGAAGGTCGAAAAGCATCACCATGAAGTCGCTTCCGCCCAGCACGAGCTCGGCATGAAGTTCGACACCCTGACGCTGATGGCCGACCAGATGCAGATCTACAAGTACTGCATCCATCAGGTCGCGCACATCTACGGCAAGACCGCCACTTTCATGCCGAAGCCGGTCTATGGCGACAACGGCTCGGGCATGCACGTGCATCAGTCGATCTGGAAGGACGGCAAGCCGACCTTCGCCGGCAACAAGTACGCTGACCTGTCGGACAACTGCCTCCACTACATCGGCGGCATCATCAAGCACGCCAAGGCTATCAACGCCTTCACCAACCCGTCGACCAACTCCTACAAGCGTCTGGTGCCGGGTTATGAAGCGCCGGTACTGCTCGCCTATTCGGCACGCAACCGTTCGGCCTCCTGCCGCATCCCCTACACGACGTCGCCGAAGGCCAAGCGCGTCGAGGTGCGTTTCCCCGATCCGATGGCGAACCCCTACCTCGCCTTCGCTGCGATGCTGATGGCCGGCCTCGATGGCATCAAGAACAAGATCGATCCGGGTCCGGCGATGGACAAGGACCTCTACGATCTGCCGAAGGAAGAGCTGAAGACCATTCCGACCGTGTGCGGTTCGCTGCGCGAAGCGCTGGAAAGCCTCGACAAGGACCGCGCGTTCCTTAAGGCCGGCGGCGTGTTCGACGACGACTTCATCGATAGCTTCATCGAGCTGAAGATGACCGAAGTCGAGCGCTACGAAATGACCCCGCATCCGGTCGAGTTCGAGCTTTACTACTCGCTGTAA
- a CDS encoding P-II family nitrogen regulator: MKKIEAIIKPFKLDEVKEALQEVGLQGITVTEAKGFGRQKGHAELYRGAEYIVDFLPKVKIEIVIGDDLVDKAIDAIRRAAQTGRIGDGKIFVSNIEEAIRIRTGESGVDAI; the protein is encoded by the coding sequence GTGAAAAAAATCGAGGCGATCATCAAGCCTTTCAAGCTCGATGAGGTGAAGGAAGCCCTTCAGGAAGTCGGCCTTCAAGGCATCACCGTGACCGAGGCCAAGGGCTTCGGCCGGCAGAAGGGCCACGCCGAACTGTACCGGGGCGCGGAGTACATCGTCGACTTCCTGCCGAAGGTCAAAATCGAGATCGTGATCGGCGATGACCTCGTCGACAAAGCTATCGACGCCATCCGCCGTGCCGCCCAGACCGGGCGCATCGGCGACGGCAAGATTTTCGTCTCCAACATCGAGGAGGCCATCCGCATCCGCACCGGAGAGTCCGGCGTCGACGCCATCTGA